A single Anopheles arabiensis isolate DONGOLA chromosome 2, AaraD3, whole genome shotgun sequence DNA region contains:
- the LOC120896703 gene encoding uncharacterized protein LOC120896703 — MHRTAGFVLIAGLIVVLCPDVRGLYTSSDVNTSKQSYFFGAKDAADILCYSKTLLKGSVMPQDVSYTNPTAAKNINFITLAADRYSTHGFTADISSGKIGTTTVTIKINAKSILPYAIIVKYYCVK; from the exons ATGCATCGAACAGCGGGATTTGTGCTGATCGCAGGACTGATCGTCGTCCTCTGCCCGGATGTCCGGGGCCTGTACACGTCGAGCGATGTGAACACGTCGAAGCAGAGCTACTTTTTCGGCGCGAAAGATGCGGCCGACATTTTGTGCTACTCCAAAACGCTGCTGAAGGGCTCGGTAATGCCGCAGGACGTGTCGTACACCAATCCGACAGCG GctaaaaacatcaactttaTTACGCTGGCGGCGGACAGGTACTCAACGCACGGATTTACGGCCGATATTTCTAGTGGCAAGATTGGAACAACGACCGTTACAATTAAGATAAATGCAAAGTCTATTTTGCCGTACGCCATTATAGTGAAGTACTATTGTGTAAAGTAA
- the LOC120896803 gene encoding uncharacterized protein LOC120896803 → MHPTYRLSAFCLTVILCSLAAQGTVGSLQTNTNPAVKEFGVADAKLVLCFDKTVYALSRSPTSLAHITDKNINYVKVETLKPGYYGGVNAEITGGAIKKPNIVITLTEGGRRNIFKSNVRVQMYCEA, encoded by the exons ATGCATCCCACGTACCGGCTGAGTGCGTTCTGCCTGACCGTGATCCTGTGCAGCCTGGCGGCCCAAGGCACGGTGGGCTCGCTGCAGACAAATACCAACCCGGCGGTGAAGGAATTTGGTGTGGCGGACGCTAAGCTCGTGCTGTGCTTCGACAAGACGGTCTACGCGCTTAGCCGGAGCCCAACATCGTTGGCTCACATTACG GACAAAAACATCAACTACGTCAAGGTGGAAACGCTCAAACCAGGATACTATGGTGGCGTGAATGCTGAAATTACCGGCGGTGCCATCAAAAAGCCGAACATCGTCATTACACTCACCGAGGGTGGTAGAAGGAACATTTTCAAAAGTAACGTAAGGGTGCAAATGTACTGCGAAGCTTAA
- the LOC120897388 gene encoding uncharacterized protein LOC120897388 produces the protein MDRCCLFVISGFLLIVALHTTGASLLNTNQDLVVQFGTYDAKFQQCFYQKLYSGMISPQSVTFNNPAAKAIKYVIVESDQKIDLGGIAASITAGTVGDSKAITVQVNTSPNTIKFLNNFTVKMYCEK, from the exons ATGGACCGTTGTTGCCTGTTTGTGATTTCTGGATTTCTGCTGATTGTCGCACTACACACGACCGGTGCGAGCTTGTTGAACACGAACCAGGATTTGGTGGTGCAGTTCGGAACGTACGATGCAAAGTTCCAGCAGTGCTTCTACCAGAAGCTTTACTCCGGCATGATCAGCCCGCAAAGTGTGACGTTTAACAAT CCGGCGGCGAAAGCGATCAAGTACGTTATTGTGGAATCGGATCAGAAGATTGATCTCGGCGGTATAGCGGCCTCGATCACGGCGGGCACGGTCGGTGACAGCAAGGCGATCACGGTGCAGGTAAACACCTCGCCGAACACGATCAAATTCCTGAACAATTTCACGGTGAAAATGTACTGCGAGAAATAA